ATCTCCGATGTGTTGGCGTGTACATGAAGGGTCCTGTCCACGCAGATCACCTCATCCGCATAGGCCAGCACGGGAGCTATATCGTGGGACACCACGATGGAAGTCAGGTTCTTCTCCATCTTCAGCCGGGCAAGGAGGTAGTAGAGCCTGTCCTTGGAGTTTGTGTCAAGAGCAGTACCGGGTTCGTCCAGGAGAAGCACCTCGGGCGCTCTGACCAGTGCCCGGGCCAAGAGCACCCGCTGCTGTTGCCCCCCGGAAAGCCTGCCTATGGCTGTATGGGCGTAATCGAGCATATCCACATGTTCAAGTGCATTGATTGCGGCGTCGCGATCCCCCGAGTTCAGCCGTTGCCCGACACGGCTGGCACTGAGCCTGCCCATCAACACTACATCCAAGACGGATAAGGGAAAGCCCCTGTCGATGGTGGGCGCCTGGGGCACGTAGCCTACTCTCCCCGCTACCTGCCGCGAGCCATTCGCCTCCATGCCCAGGAGACGCACCTGGCCTGATGAAGGCTTCACCAACCCCATGATGGTCTTCAGAAGCGTTGTCTTGCCAGCCCCGTTGGGGCCAAGTAGCCCCACCAGGGTCCCTCGAGTAACCTGGAAGGTCACATGCTCCAGCACAACGCAGCCGTTGAAGGCAACGGAGAGGTTCCTCACCTCGATCACCGTATCCCCGGCCCTCACTCCGCTTCCCCCTTCCCCAAGGCACCGGCCAAAACGTTAGCGTTGTAGCGGACAATCTCCTGGTAGGTATCACGCCCCTCCACGCTGGGCCCACCCAGCGGGTCCAGGATCACCACACTTCCGTTGATTTCCTCGGCAATAACCTTGGCAGCCTGTGGGTTAAGCTGGGGTTCGGCCACGACCACCCTGACCCCCTTCGCTGAGCAAGTACTGGCCAAGTCCGCCAGGTACCTAGCGGACGGCTCCTGACCGGGAAACTGGGCGATGGGTCCCACGTCCTCCAGACCGTACCTGGCGGCGAAGTAGTCCCAGGCCGGGTGGAAAGACACGAACCTGGCGCCCCTGAATGGCTCCAATACCCGGCCAACCTCCAAGTCAAGGGCATCCATGGACTGGTGAAACGCCTTGAGCCTCTCGTCCATGCGAGCTGAGTCCCCAGGATAGACGGTTTCTAGAGCTGACGAGATCCTTGGTGCTATCACGTCTCTCACCATGACCGGATCCAGCCATATGTGAGGATCGCCGTTCCCTTCGGGGTCATGGGAGTCCTCGTGGTCGTGGGGTTCCCGCGCAGGCTTCAGGGGTACTCCCTCGGTTATTACCACTAAAGGCCCGCCTTGAACGAGGGGCTCAACCAGCCAGTT
The Bacillota bacterium DNA segment above includes these coding regions:
- a CDS encoding metal ABC transporter ATP-binding protein, whose amino-acid sequence is MRAGDTVIEVRNLSVAFNGCVVLEHVTFQVTRGTLVGLLGPNGAGKTTLLKTIMGLVKPSSGQVRLLGMEANGSRQVAGRVGYVPQAPTIDRGFPLSVLDVVLMGRLSASRVGQRLNSGDRDAAINALEHVDMLDYAHTAIGRLSGGQQQRVLLARALVRAPEVLLLDEPGTALDTNSKDRLYYLLARLKMEKNLTSIVVSHDIAPVLAYADEVICVDRTLHVHANTSEIRSNPELYRSCRCNFQLWSCSADREELRT
- a CDS encoding metal ABC transporter substrate-binding protein; protein product: MKRAILILALLFSITLPGCARGVSDEATRPLVVTSIYPLADVVRQLAGEDVEVICLMPPGASPHTFEPTPGQISRAHRADLIVAVGAGLDNWLVEPLVQGGPLVVITEGVPLKPAREPHDHEDSHDPEGNGDPHIWLDPVMVRDVIAPRISSALETVYPGDSARMDERLKAFHQSMDALDLEVGRVLEPFRGARFVSFHPAWDYFAARYGLEDVGPIAQFPGQEPSARYLADLASTCSAKGVRVVVAEPQLNPQAAKVIAEEINGSVVILDPLGGPSVEGRDTYQEIVRYNANVLAGALGKGEAE